One window from the genome of Garra rufa chromosome 1, GarRuf1.0, whole genome shotgun sequence encodes:
- the LOC141340059 gene encoding uncharacterized protein: MEFIKEESEDMKIEETFRVKHEDTEEQTGLTLLKEEREVLNETEEKDQFENLHDFITGEYSEKTCEQKRAHKTETRSYFTCFKCGKSFNQQEDLKVHTGEKPFICIQCGKSFKRKLKVNQSGSLDVHQNIHTTESPFTCQQCGKSFSQKASLNRHMNVHTGEKPYTCKQCGKSFSQKASLEMHMRVHTGEKPYTCKQCGKSFSQKASLNMHMRVHTGEKPYTCKQCGKSFSQKASLEMHMNVHTGEKPHTCKQCGKRFNQKASLDMHMRVHTGEKPYICCQCGKSFGTKGSIDKHMNVHIVEKPHSCKQCGKRFSLQGNLVRHIKTIHNREKSKDPLILESVSTKMYKTDNSGP, from the exons atggagtttattaaagaggagagtgaagacatgaagattgaagaaacattcagagtcaaacatgaagatactgaggaacaaacag GCCTTACAttgctgaaagaggagagagaagtactgaatgaaactgaagagaaagatcagtttgagaatcttcatgatttcataactggagaatATTCTGAAAAGACTTGTGAACAAAAAAGAGCTCATAAGACAGAAACCAGGAGTTATTTCACATGCtttaaatgtggaaaaagtttcaatcaACAAGAAGACCTTaaagtccacactggagagaagcctttcatctgcatacagtgtgggaaaagtttcaaAAGAAAGCTAAAAGTCAATCAAAGTGGAAGCCTTGACGTCCACCAGAATATTCACACAACAgagagcccttttacctgccaacagtgtggaaagagtttcagtcaaaaagcaaGCCTTAATAGGCACATgaatgttcacactggagagaaaccttacacatgcaaacagtgtggaaagagtttcagtcaaaaagcaaGCCTTGAaatgcacatgagagttcacactggagagaaaccttacacatgcaaacagtgtggaaagagtttcagtcaaaaagcaaGCCTTAAtatgcacatgagagttcacactggggagaaaccttacacatgcaaacaatgtggaaagagtttcagtcaaaaagcaaGCCTTGAAATGCACATgaatgttcacactggagagaagcctcacacatgcaaacaatgtggaaagcgATTCAATCAAAAAGCAAGCCTTGAtatgcacatgagagttcacactggagagaagccttacatatgctgtcagtgtggaaagagttttggtaCAAAAGGAAGCATTGACAAGCACATGAATGTTCACATTGTAGAGAAGCCtcactcatgcaaacagtgtggaaagagatttagTCTACAAGGAAACCTTGTTAGGCACATAAAAAcaattcacaatagagagaagtctAAAGATCCCCTCATTCTGGAAAGTGTTTCaactaaaatgtataaaacagacaattccggtccttga